From the Quercus lobata isolate SW786 chromosome 6, ValleyOak3.0 Primary Assembly, whole genome shotgun sequence genome, one window contains:
- the LOC115994250 gene encoding probable mannitol dehydrogenase: MAKSPEVEKPNKAFGWAARDSSGVLSPFNFSRRATGEKDVRFKVIYCGVCHSDLHTVKNDWGTSTYPLVPGHEIVGEVTEVGSKVQKFKVGDKVGVGGMVGACHSCDNCAKNLENYCSKMILTYGAKYYDGTITYGGYSDTMVSDEHFVIHIPDNLPLDASAPLLCAGITVYSPLRFYGLDKPGMHVGVVGLGGLGHVAVKFAKAMGVKVTIISTSPNKKKEALEHLGADSFLVSKDQDQMQAAQGTLDGIIDTVSAQHPLLPLISLLKTQGKLVVVGAPEKPLELPVLPLLMGRKLLGGSCAGGMKETQEMIDFAAKHNITADIEIIPIDYVNTAMERLVKTDVRYRFVIDIGNTLKSSS; the protein is encoded by the exons atggCGAAATCACCAGAAGTTGAGAAACCGAACAAGGCCTTTGGCTGGGCAGCCAGAGATTCTTCTGGGGTCCTTTCTCCCTTCAATTTCTCAAGaag GGCAACAGGAGAGAAGGACGTAAGGTTCAAAGTTATTTATTGTGGGGTATGCCACTCCGACCTTCACACGGTCAAGAACGATTGGGGCACGTCCACCTACCCACTTGTCCCTGG GCATGAGATTGTGGGCGAAGTGACTGAGGTGGGGAGCAAGGTACAAAAGTTCAAAGTTGGGGACAAGGTTGGCGTTGGCGGCATGGTTGGAGCATGTCACTCTTGTGATAACTGTGCCAAGAACCTTGAAAATTACTGCTCCAAAATGATTCTCACCTATGGTGCCAAGTACTATGATGGAACCATCACATATGGAGGCTACTCTGACACCATGGTTTCCGATGAGCACTTTGTGATCCATATTCCAGACAACCTTCCGCTTGATGCTAGTGCCCCTCTCCTTTGTGCTGGGATCACAGTGTACAGTCCCTTGAGATTTTATGGACTTGACAAACCTGGTATGCATGTGGGTGTGGTTGGCCTTGGTGGTCTAGGCCATGTTGCTGTGAAGTTTGCTAAAGCTATGGGGGTTAAGGTGACAATTATCAGTACTTCACCCAACAAGAAGAAGGAAGCTTTGGAACATCTTGGTGCTGACTCCTTTTTGGTTAGTAAAGACCAAGATCAGATGCAG GCTGCCCAGGGAACATTGGATGGTATCATTGATACAGTCTCTGCTCAGCACCCTCTCCTGCCTCTAATTAGTCTATTGAAGACACAAGGAAAGCTCGTTGTGGTTGGTGCGCCAGAGAAGCCACTTGAGTTACCAGTCTTACCACTACTCATGG GAAGGAAGTTACTGGGTGGTAGTTGTGCTGGAGGCATGAAGGAGACACAAGAAATGATTGACTTTGCAGCCAAACATAACATAACTGCTGACATTGAGATTATTCCAATTGATTATGTGAACACAGCCATGGAACGACTTGTGAAAACAGATGTTAGATACCGATTTGTCATTGATATTGGAAACACATTGAAGTCAAGTTCTTGA